DNA sequence from the Schlegelella aquatica genome:
GCTTGATCTCCGCCTGGTTGCGCGCAAGCACCTGGGCCACGCCGCTGGCAACGACCCCGGCGCCGAGCAGGCCGATACGAATGGGCTTCATGTGGGAGTTCTCAGAGGGAATGGCGTTTGCGATAGTGATCGAGGAACCGCGCGATGCGCCCGATCGCCTCGGTCAGGTCGTCCGAGTTGGGAAGGAACACGAGCCGGAAGTGGTCGGGATAGGGCCAGTTGAAGCCCGTGCCCTGCACGATCAGCACCTTCTCGTCCGCGAGCAACTCGTAGGCGAACTGCTGATCGTCCTCGATCGGGTACATCTTCGGGTCCAACCGCGGGAACATGTACAGGGCCGCCTTGGGCTTCACGCAGGTCACGCCCGGGATGTCGGTGAGCAGCTGGTGCGCGAGGTCGCGCTGGCGGCACAGCCGCCCGCCCGGCGCGACCAGGTCCTTGATGCTCTGGTAGCCGCCCAGGGCCGTCTGGATCGCGAGCTGCCCCGGCGTGTTCGCGCACAGCCGCATCGAGGCCAGCATGTTGAGCCCCTCGATGTAATCGCGCGCGTGCCGCTTCTCGCCCGAGACGACCATCCAGCCGGCCCGGTAGCCGCAGGAACGGTAGTTCTTCGACAAGCCGTTGAAGGTGACGAACAGCACGTCGTCGGCCAGCGAGGCGATGCTCGTGTGCGTGTTGCCGTCGTAGAGCGTCTTGTCGTAGATCTCGTCGGCGAAGACGATCAGCTGGTGCTGGCGCGCGATTTCCACCAGTTCGAGCAGCACCGACTCGGGGTACAACGCCCCCGTGGGGTTGTTGGGATTGATGACCACCAGCGCCTTCGTGCGCGGCGTGATCTTGGCCTTGATGTCGGCGATGTCCGGCATCCAGTCCGACTGTTCGTCGCACATGTAGTGCACCGGCGTACCCCCCGACAACGACACGACCGCCGTATACAGCGGGTAGTCGGGGGCCGGGATCAGCACCTCGTCGCCGTCGTTGAGCAGCGCGTTCATGCTCATGCCGATCAGCTCCGAGGCCCCGTTGCCGAGGTAGACGTCATCGACCGTGACGCCGCGGATGCCCTTTTCCTGCGTGTAGTGGACCACCGCGCGGCGCGGCGCGAAGAGCCCCTTGGAGTCCGTGTAGCCCGCCGTGTGCGGCAGGTTGCGGATCATGTCCTGCACGATCTCTTCCGGAGGCTCCAGGCCGAAGACCGCCAGGTTGCCGATGTTGAGCTTGATGATCTTGTGGCCCTCTTCCTCCATCTGCCGGGCCTTCTCCAGCACCGGGCCTCGGATGTCGTAGCACACATTGGCCAGCTTCGCTGACTTGGCGACGGGTTTCAAAGAAGACCTCCGGATGAGGGTTGGGCCGTTACAGGAATTGCAGATTTGCTGCAGCGCAAAACCTATAATTTAACCACAGCCCCTTCCCTTTTCGGCGCGTTTTCCGCCCTCCCGCGCCTTGCAGAGGACGTCTGCGTGAAGTTGCAACCCGACCGCCTCG
Encoded proteins:
- a CDS encoding pyridoxal phosphate-dependent aminotransferase; amino-acid sequence: MKPVAKSAKLANVCYDIRGPVLEKARQMEEEGHKIIKLNIGNLAVFGLEPPEEIVQDMIRNLPHTAGYTDSKGLFAPRRAVVHYTQEKGIRGVTVDDVYLGNGASELIGMSMNALLNDGDEVLIPAPDYPLYTAVVSLSGGTPVHYMCDEQSDWMPDIADIKAKITPRTKALVVINPNNPTGALYPESVLLELVEIARQHQLIVFADEIYDKTLYDGNTHTSIASLADDVLFVTFNGLSKNYRSCGYRAGWMVVSGEKRHARDYIEGLNMLASMRLCANTPGQLAIQTALGGYQSIKDLVAPGGRLCRQRDLAHQLLTDIPGVTCVKPKAALYMFPRLDPKMYPIEDDQQFAYELLADEKVLIVQGTGFNWPYPDHFRLVFLPNSDDLTEAIGRIARFLDHYRKRHSL